One genomic segment of Equus quagga isolate Etosha38 chromosome 20, UCLA_HA_Equagga_1.0, whole genome shotgun sequence includes these proteins:
- the GARIN2 gene encoding Golgi-associated RAB2 interactor protein 2, which yields MKKSNRKSTTRINEQDAIYVPRSQDPGGLQNMLDEGEYAPFVSPPILESNFIQVNRRGESIYLHNQANWVTVAICSSSPSHGTPNVMLLAHPTPAARKDTEPLFQSLLTSPSPEKLVLTRFLPLQFVTVSVHDAENMRLKVKLVSGRAYYLQLCAPAHEQDTLFCQWVELISLLNQEKAKASKMSEFSSLSEITNSTEITSSLDIMDIAAFTAVQPQHMYTYIDTVHAIESIDFSEFTDNTDVTDITDIPENEVTEVPDVKIVTEVRDLCDVTNHAEVTEVVEGDDILRAKQEEEEKLENILKPECPQDSKTKNELKESSNSVTISNITLNFEGEKCFHTTVTPEENETNTSKEMSDKTSEIRTTDFNNVALKAADSRSTRTHSGMEQMPCISL from the exons ATGAAGAAAAGCAACAGGAAGTCTACCACGAGGATCAATGAGCAAGATGCCATCTACGTCCCACGCTCCCAAGATCCAGGAGGGCTTCAGAACATGTTGGACGAAGGAGAGTATGCCCCTTTTGTATCTCCTCCCATATTAGAGAGCAATTTTATCCag GTCAACAGGAGAGGTGAATCCATTTACCTTCACAACCAAGCCAACTGGGTGACTGTAGCCATCTGCTCTTCCAGTCCCAGCCATGGGACCCCCAACGTGATGCTGCTGGCACATCCGACACCCGCAGCCCGGAAAGATACAGAACCCCTGTTTCAAAGTCTCCTGACATctccttctccagagaaactggTGCTCACCAG GTTTCTCCCTCTGCAGTTTGTGACTGTTTCTGTGCACGATGCTGAGAACATGCGCCTCAAAGTAAAGTTGGTGAGTGGCCGAGCCTACTACCTACAGCTCTGTGCCCCTGCGCACGAACAGGACACCTTATTTTGTCAATGGGTGGAACTCATCTCCCTTTTGAATCAGGAGAAAGCCAAAGCTTCCAAAATGTCAGAATTCTCAAGCCTCTCGGAAATCACCAATAGCACAGAGATCACAAGCTCCCTGGACATCATGGATATTGCTGCCTTCACAGCTGTACAGCCCcaacacatgtacacatatatagaCACCGTACATGCCATAGAAAGCATTGATTTCTCAGAATTCACAGACAACACCGATGTCACCGACATCACGGATATTCCAGAAAATGAGGTCACAGAGGTTCCGGATGTAAAAATTGTCACAGAAGTCAGAGACCTCTGTGATGTCACAAACCACGCAGAGGTCACAGAGGTGGTTGAAGGTGATGACATACTAAGGGccaagcaggaggaggag gaaaaactggaaaacattctGAAGCCTGAGTGTCCACAAGattcaaaaacaaagaatgagTTAAAAGAATCTTCAAACTCTGTCACCATCTCAAACATAACACTGAATTTTGAAggtgaaaaatgttttcatactACTGTGACTCCAGAGGAAAATGAGACAAATACATCTAAAGAGATGAGCGATAAAACCTCTGAAATAAGGACAACTGATTTTAACAACGTGGCTCTCAAGGCTGCAGATTCCAG GAGCACGAGAACTCATTCAGGTATGGAACAAATGCCCTGCATTTCTTTGTGA